The genomic region CATTGATAGGATGTCTTTTTGTAACAGGTCTATTCCTTGGACAAATACAAatttacttataaaaaaatatagaacTTGACAAAAATACTTATTACCATCAACTTGGACAAAAGAAAGGAGGTATTATACTCgatatcatatttttcaatactATTTGTGTCTTAAATAATCTCAAGCTGTAATGCTTAGAAAAGAGATTTAAGCTCATATATAAGTAAAGATTATGAAGTAATAAGAAGGCATTACCCAGGGATTAAGAAGCATTTACATATGAAGGGTAGATGTGAGAGGCTATATGGGAAAGACCCTGACAAAAATATTTCTGCAGGAATCTGTAAACATCATGCAAGGTAGCAGTGGCAGGCTCCTACAACCCGCCAGGCGGCAAATTCTTACCacttttaaaagaaagaaagccaTGAAACGATACGATGCATGTGAGCCGACAGCTCTGATGTATTACGTCTCCTTATGAGCCGTAACGGCTAGCGCCCTTGTTCCTCCCGGTGGTGGACTATGCCTTCTATTGCTTTTGCTTGaagacaaagaaaatatatatgaaactCTCTTTCGTCTCGAGCTATTGTTTTTAGAATTGATTTTTGCTGTTGCTTTCATGAATCTTTTCACATCTTATGCATTAGAAACTGGTAATCGGTAAATCTAACTATATTTCCACTACAAgattaaaagaacaaatacatatataaaatttatattacatACACTAGATCAACAAggactaattaattaactttatCTAACTAGGTATTTCCTAACCATATCAGAAAATAAAATTGCTTCACTATCCCAAAAGCAAGAATTACAGCACGAGAGGTTATCAAATGGATTGTCCTTTGCTTCCCAAGCTTGGCCTTGATCTGAACTCAAATTGTCATCAGAATTGCAGCCGAATTTTGCATTGTGGAAAGATTCTTTTGGCCTCTCCAAAGACACACGAACCCACATCATCCTCAACATCTTTTTAGTTTTACTTCTTGTGCTGGAGCCCGTGCGATCGAGAGAAGACACAATTTGAAGACCCTTCTGTTTGAGCTCACCTCCCAAACAAATCAAGATAATGCCATACACATATTTGGCTTCGACGTGATTTTTCTTGATTGCTTTCTTTAAATAACGCAATCCTGACTCTAGTTTCTTCttgttaaaaaatttgagCATCCCTGTCCTGTATAATGCTTCTGCATTCTTGGCATCTTTGCatctttttaaaaagattttctcttttttatacCATGGGACAAGACTGATATTCTCCATCGAAACATTCTCAAAGATATGATTATCATTTGATGCTTCAAGAAAGGCCTTACAACTTAATTTAACATTGCGGAAATCAACAATTGAATTAGAAGCTGCATGTCTAAGAATTTCTGCCAACATCTCCCTTGGAAGAGAATTGATATTGGTGgattttttcttcattgtaTTCTCAATTAACCCTGCAATGCGAGAACGTGAAAAGAAAGCTATGCAAATTAATACGTGAAAAGAAAGGTAAGGGGAAAGCTAGTTATATATAGGAAGGGCAAGAGGTGGACGCGGTGATTGTTGAGGATTAGGAAAACAGATATCCTAATTTATCAGGGTTTAATGCGACGTTGAGTTTTGACCACTGATTCTATTGGTCGtttaattactaattattatatttatttattaatttttttgcttgattatatattttaataaaatatgtgaCAATTTTAATACTAtttgtaaattttgaaaacttcaCAGATAAtgtagaaaataataattcctCAGTTGacatttttattgttttatttagatTGTATCCCctgttaaaaataaataatttattgttttttttcttttctttttttttcaaacagATAAATTTGTGGCATGAGAAACATGTTAAACCGATTCtctttttatgcttttattaGAATTTACAAGTTATATGGAAAACACTTACGCAAGCTGCGGTCaacatttttaatattgaaaaaaaatattaacgaaattatatatagttatattttattgactttcaaattgaaattactaaataaaaaagatattttaatttttacgtACATAAGTTAAATATATAACTTAACTAATAAATAtacttattttaatattaactCAATTCCATAAATAACTTTCAACTATAATTTTCCTAAAagttaattttagtttttatattcacataaataatcaaaattttagagtACAAAAATTTAAGTCCTTATTCTCATAAATCATCAGTTGAATTAATGTCTATATACTATTAGTTGTTGTTTATTTGAGTTCTTATTAGTTCAATTGAATTATAAAtctattatattaattataatcgattaatttcatataataatttaaattataattcttcaaaagaaattaatttgtgaaaaaaatttacattactAAAGTGGTTTTGtataaataatgtaaaaaaaaaaaaaaggaaaaagaaaaaacgaaaaaggaaagaaaaggaaaggaaaaaattgtTGTTTTAATGGCGTCCCATGAGAGTGAGTTATTGTTACAGCAAATGTTTGATTGTAAGAAAATTATACACTAAtcaataagttaaatatttgattgcaCTTAAAACCCTTCTTTAGTtgcatctatttttttttatttttattttgtatcataaaatcatttataaagtataGCAAAATAGATTACTTAATAAGTGAATATAAATCTTGAAACATTTATATCCCAAGTTTACATTTGGTTATTTGTGGGTTTAAActaagtttattttatttgcatttggttgtttgtttatatatttgtttattaacATCTTTCATAAATGTAAACTATTGAAAGTCATTTCATTGCTGATATAATTATTTCTTATAAtaatatcatcaaaaataatatatatagttttttaATAAGAGATACACACATGAGTATTTGATTTCAAAGTAAGTGTATATGTTTCTTATTGGTTAAATTATACAATTagtctttatattttacagAAATGTAAACATAATCCTTATGCaataatttatgtaaattgaaccattatttttaatttgttaattttaattcaacttattttgatttgttttcttgttttagaTTCAGCAAATCATAAAACATTTTCCATGTCGATTCTTTTGATCTGTCCTGTCATTCCTATATCGTTTTTGCTTGCATAGAAGATTATTACATTAAGCCATCTTCGATTGATTGTCAATTTCACTGCTTTGTCATTAATGGGTTCCTGGATTTATCCTGATTTGTTTCAGTCCATTTTGCTCATCTAACTTTGCATGCTGAAACAGTGGCTTTTATTGGAAACATTAGCTTGTTTGGTTGATTGGTGAATTTTGGTTGTGTATGGCTTTAGATAACTGGAGAGAAGGCTATCATAGGAAAGAACACCAGGACTGGCCGCATGAGGTACCGCCGTCATGTGCCCCTGAGGTTCAAGACTGGCTTCAGAGAAGGTACATGATCTTCTTACTGAATCTTATGCTGTTTGAACTGAAAATCTGTGTTTGTTGGATGATTTGTAGTAATGTTCTTGAATTATTGTCAGGTACTCAAGCAACTCCCAGGAAGAAGTTTTCTGTTATTATTAAACAAGAAGTTTTGATTACATAAATCCTGATGCACAGGCTAGCTTTTGGGGCTTTGATGGCATTCCAACATATGCGTATGGCATAAAACGTCCATAACTTATATTAAACAGCTTCAGCTACACGATATATTGTTGCTAATGTACATATAAAAAGGCTAAAAAATCCACTATATTGGCAACATGCAAATGCTTGATTCTGCACTCTTTCCCTTTAGTGTTTCAGCCAGTAATTCCGTAGTTGAGCCATGTGCAATAATATCTCATCACGACCTTGGTTTGTAACACTGCTGGTCATAATCCATGGTGGTGCAGTCTGGAAGAAGCCACGTATCAGCTCCTGAAAGTCACTCACATTTTCTTCAGGCCTTTTCCctccattctttttcttcttccgcTTGTCACATTTGGTGAAGATTAGCGTCATGGGGATCTGAAGACCACAACTAGGGTTAGGAGGAAAGCAGATAACATGCTTCATGAACAATGAGCATCCTTATACGAAGAAGTCAGTACTCAGGATCAACAGGCTTTCGCCTGCTGTCTTGAGAAGATGGTATGGTTGACATATCAAAGTCGGTTGCATCTCCATATACGTTTCTCTTGTTATAGGTCGAAGAAAATTTACCTGGTTCTGACCAAGCCAACTAGCATATTCAAGATCAATTTTCTTTGCAGTAATGCTAGCATCTATAAGCAGGAAAACTGAGACTAATGTTGAACGGTTCAGGAAATAGTCTTTGGTAAACTTGCTCCAGTCTGTCCGGAGTTCCTGAGGGGCAGCTGCATACCTGTTCAAGAAAAAGTGTAATCCAATTTAACTCTTGCAGAAGTGCCCCATGCATAGTCCTCAACACTTGTAGTTTGGTTGTAAGAATATAATAGCATAAATCTTTGAAACAGCATAATATGAACTTTTGGGGATGGCTGGTGGATGTTAGATAGAGcctattcaataaaatatgcCAGCTTTGTTCCCCTTTGCACACTTTAGCTTAGCTCAAAAGTTATAGTTTACACTAGAACAAGTTCTATGAAAGTTAAGACAAAAACCAACTCAAGGCAATATTTGCCTAAGTTTGGAATCACGTGTGAAGTCCTAAACAGCTAAAATGGTGAACTAATATACATAAATTGAAAGTAAGATTTATTGATGGGAAAGGACACAGTGTCACGCACTAGGAAACACATACTACAACCATTTCTGATTAAAACATAGAGGAAATCCTCTTGCTGGGTGACATCGGTCCAcaaaaaatttggggaaaagaATGTAATTTAACAGCTGAGAGTTATAATTTAGATTCAATGGAGGACAAGCAAAATAGAGTTTGAAGGCAAGGCTCTCCTGTCATTTGTCATAAGACTTGTGTGGTGTGCCTATATCTACTTCATCTGGAGAGACAGGAATTAGAGAGTTTTTGGTAAAGCTGGGAAGTCTCCCAAGGGTATTCTGCTTTGTATGGTGAAATCTGTTAGATATAAACTGAATGGCTTAAAACAGATAGCAGCAGATGATGTAAATAGGGAGCTATTTAAAAACTGGGGATTGGGTGATCAtatacttgtttgattttttgtgCATGGTTTTCCAGCATTGGCAGGATTTCTTTTTGTAGCAGGTCTATCCTGCTTTCTTTGAACAAATACAAATTTacctataaaaaaaagaggttcaaagagaacttggcatagcTACTTATTACCATCAACTTGAACAAAAGAAGGGAAGTATTGTACTCGATATCATTTTTGTTAGTACCATTTGCATCTTAAATAATCTCAAGCTGTAATTGACTTATCTTAAGAAATGAACTTAGAAAAGAGACTTAAGCCCATATACAAGTAAAGATTATAAATCAATATATTGATCTCTCACtgtttaaaattgaaaaaactgATTCAACTAAGCCCTAGCCCCCGATTAATCATTTGAGACGGGTacataaattctttttctccaaGACAGTGAAAAAGCttaataaatataagtttCTGAGATTCCACTAATGGTAAAATCAGATTTACACAAACAACAGAAGTCACCTAGtgtttgttttaaatataGCATGTTACTGTTTATATAAGGTGTATATAGGACAAGTATATAAGAGGCAATTGGTAAAGCATACCCATATCCAGGCAAATCCACCAAGTACCAATTATCATTGATGCGGAAATGGTTGATGCATTGTGTCTTCCCTGCAAGGATAAAAGTACTACTGGTCAATATACACCTCCTCACGGACTTTGAAgctaaaatgaaaaactttGAATCGAATGAACCAATAAAAAGACTGTCCCGATCCTAAGATTGCTCACCCACCAAGATTTGGCAAACCATTAAACACCAAGAAGCTTAACACTAAACTGCTACTACTTAAATCCTTACTAAATCTGCCAGTGTAAAATTGGGTACAAAAATTTGTTGCTTCTAATACCCCTCCTgaaatgataaattgacattaacaaattacaaatatcTTGTTATGAAGCAGAAGCAGACATATTAAGTTTGGAAGATTCTCGCACAAGAAACATTCCAGTAGCCTAAGGAAAAGAATAATGATAACAGCAGCACATTAAACCTCTCTTACCAGGTTTCTTAGACGTGAGAGCAAGGCGTTTCCTTCTTACAAGCGAATTGAGAAGCGAAGATTTCCCCACATTAGACCGACCAACAAGCGCAAACTCAGGCAATCCATCAGAAGGACAATCCTCGGTCCTCACACTACTCTTCACAAACTCAGCTTGAAGCACTTGAGCCTCCCTTGCATACTTGCTCACCACTATGTTCGACCCTTTCAAGATTCTTGTACTTAAGTTAGGGTCGTCAAAAGAAACCTCTGTCTCTGGAGGAACAAACAACTTGTCCAGTGAAATCTCCACCCGCGGCTCTTCGGAAACAGAAAACTGACTAATGGGTATTGGCTCAGTGGTTGAAAGAGTCGATTTTGGAGCAGAGAAAAGTGTCGGGCAAGTGACTTTGATGGGTAATTTTGGTTTGgggaaaaaatttaaatttggcGGCGGTCCTTTAAAGACCAAATATTGAAATCTTGGAAGCTGAGTTAGAACCATCACTCTCTCTTCCAACCAAACCGATGAGTAGTTCTTCTCCGTTGCTAGGCAAAGCCACAAAGGCAAGCAAAAAATCTGGGCCGAGGCCGATATTCTTGAGTTAAAACGCACCGGTTGGTACCCAGTAAGAGTAACACTAACATAGATAAataagccaacttgttaaggaaACGCTGTCGTATGGCCTGAAAAACACTAAACGGAGAGGTTTTAAACGTGTCATAAAACTGTAACTGTCTCATCTCTCTTAAACTCCAAATTCCAACCACTATTGTCTTCCTTCCACGGCCGATCAGCCTACGGTTTGGTGGATCTTTGGTTTGAGCTGACATCGGATTCCGTTAGCCACCAGCCATGGCTCCCCCGGCTCAGTCTCAACGGTCATCCTCACCGTCTCAACCTTCCGGGTAACTCTATCATTTCCCCTTCCCCCAAGCCTTCAATTTTAACAGCAATTTTTACTCGGTGTTTGTTTTGTTCTCATTGGTTTAAATtcctatttaatttttgttctcttttgaTGGACCTCTAATTAAACTTGCTAATTACTATGAACAGTAAAAGTGAAGTCTCCGATTTGAAACTACAGCTCCGGCAGCTGGCCGGCAGCCGAGCACCGGGCGTCGACGATTCGAAGCGAGAGCTATTCAAAAAAGTGATCTCCTATATGACGATCGGAATCGACGTGTCGTCTCTCTTCGGCGAGATGGTGATGTGCTCGGCCACATCCGACATcgttttaaagaaaatgtgTTATCTCTACGTAGGTAATTACGCCAAAGTCAACCCTGATCTCGCTCTCTTGACCATCAATTTCCTCCAAAGGGATTGCCACGATGAAGATCCAATGATCCGAGGGCTTGCCTTGCGGAGCTTGTGCTCGTTACGTGTCGCAAATCTAGTGGAGTATTTGGTGGGGCCGTTAGGATCCGGATTGAAAGATAGTAATAGTTACGTGAGAATTGTGGCGGTTATTGGAGTTTTGAAGCTATATCATATCTCAGTTTCCACTTGTGTCGATGCGGATTTTCCTTCAATATTGAAGCATCTGATGCTCAATGACTCAGATACTCAAGTGAGAGCTAGTTAAAATGCTAGAATTGATcgtcaaaatattttttttgtatgttgATTTAGCTCGTGGATTATTGAGTTATTTGTTTCATTAGGTAGTTGCAAATTGTTTGTCTGCTTTACAAGAGATTTGGAGCGCGGAAGCTAGCACTTCTGAAGAGGCATCGAGGGAAAGGGAAGCTTTGATTAGCAAGCCGGTTATATATTACCTATTGAATCGGTATGTTGTATAGTTAAAATCAAGAATTAAGGGGAAAATTGAGATGTTGTGGTGATTATGCTGTCATTTATCTGAGGTTCAATACTTAGTCGTGCtgttcaattaataaaaatttctgtGATGTTATGTTAAATGAATGCTTTCCAACGTGTTTTGATGTGTAGGATCAAGGAATTTAGTGAATGGGCACAGTGCCTTGTGCTGGAGTTGGTAGCTAAATACATGCCATTAGAGAGCGATGAGATTTTTGACATTATGAATCTCCTTGAGGATAGACTTCAGCATGCCAACGGGGCTGTTGTCTTAGCCACAATCAAAGTGTTTTTACAGTTGACTCTATCCTTGACTGATGTTCATCAGCAGGTGCCTATCAAACTTCTTTTATCTAACTATTTAATTCAATGTGTGGAATATTGTTAAATTTCTACTTTGCAAAAGCAGTTTGCTTGCATATCTGCAATCAGGGAGGTGCTTTTCAGTTAATTATGAGATTGTGGTTCATGCTTCTTTTGTCAGTCATCAATACCTTCCTTACTTTTATCTCTAACAGAGAAGTTATTTCTTCTTgttatttggaaaaaaaaaaattggggcCGGTGTTTTTGACCCTGAATCATCCTGCATGACCTTGATGTTAAACCATACTTTGATTGTATTAGTTAGATTAATAGTACCCGCATATCACTTGGTTTTGTTTGTGGGCTCAGGAGTTTGCTAACACAATTCTTTTATGTTAAGGTTTATGAACGTATCAAAGCACCCTTGTTGACCCTTGTGAGTTCAGGAAGCCCAGAACAGTCTTATGCAGTTTTAAGTCATCTGCATATCTTGGTGATGCGGGCACCTTATATATTTTCCTCAGACTACAAACACTTCTATTGCCAGTATAATGAACCATATTATGTCAAAAGGTTGAAGCTTGAAATGTTGACTGCTGTGGCAAATGAGAGCAATACTTATGAAATTGGTAAGCAAATAGCCTCGCAGTTTGTTTGTGAGGGCCTCTCTGGAAAAAGATGACATCTGTAAATTGTCAATCTTCTTTCTTGTGTATTCGGATATGTAACCTTGTTGAGTCAATTTCAGTGACGGAATTATGTGAGTATGCTGCAAATGTTGATATTCCCATTGCCAGAGAGTCAATAAGAGCTGTTGGCAAAATAGCACTGCAGCAGTATGATGTGAATGCAATTGTTGATAGGCTTcttcaatttcttgaaatggaGAAAGACTATGTTACTGCTGAAGCTCtggtaaataaatatatttctgCCACTACTAGAAGTTTGGGATTTTAAATATATGCATAATTAACATACCTTACTGTCTTCCCACAAAAGCATGATTAGTTCACCATTGCCAGCTAGATTGATATAAGTTCTTTTGTGCAGGTACTTGTAAAAGATCTTCTTAGAAAATATCCTCAGTGGAGCCATGATTGCATTGCTGTGGTTGGGAACATAAGCAGCAAAAATGTGCAGGAACCCAAGGCGAAGGCAGCTCTTATATGGATGTTGGGGGAATATTCTCAGGATATGCAGGATGCTCCTTATATTTTGGAGAGTTTAGTTGAAAATTGGGATGAGGAGCATTCTGCTGAGGTAAACAACCTGCTTGGATATTGTCCAATGATCACATGTTAAGCCATGTTCTGTTGTTTTGAACCATTTCTGATTATAGTTAATACTTCTTATATTTCGGAGTTGGTTGCTTttgtgagaaaagaaaaggttgtTGAGCCATTTTATTCAACTGCCAGTTGTATCTATTACGGTATTCTTATACCCTTGTTGGTTCTCAGATGTTCTTATTCATGTCTTTCTAGTGGATATGTGGTGCAGTAAATGTGTTAATATGGTTTACATACTAGTATAGTATAGTTGCTTAGCAAATGTATATCATCTTAGGTACTCTGATTGTTTCTAATTATTCTATGTGTTTACTTAACACACATGTTCAACCACCAGCTGTTTCCTCTCATCTCATTCCACAACAGAAGGGCACTGCTATTTTGTTATTGTAGATTAAGTATTTGTAAAGTTTCCATTGGCAGTAGAATTAAAGCCTTCTTTTTATACtgaaattttggaaattgGATTCAACGATCTGCATCATGAATTACGTCATTTACTTGGATGATGGATGATGCCATTGGACAGGTTCGGTTACATCTTCTCACTGCAGTAATGAAGTGCTTTTTCAAAAGGCCACCTGAGACTCAAAATGCTTTAGGAGCTGCTTTGGCCGCAGGTATTGCTGATTTTCACCAGGTATGAGTTTgtctttttgtctttcttttcccTCTTACATCAATAATATCGTTTGAATTGTCAAGTTGTTTTCTGgaaacaataaattaaatcttcAACTTCAATGCAGGATGTTCATGACAGAGCCTTATTCTACTATAGGATTTTACAATATAATGTATCTGTAGCAGAACATGTGGTAAACCCTCCAAAGCAAGCTGTTTCTGTTTTTGCTGATACTCAGAGCAGTGAAATTAAAGATcggatatttgatgaatttaaCAGTTTATCTGTTGTATACCAGAAGGTAACTACTAGCTTCTTCCAACTTTATGTTATAGGCCATTTTTGTGTACTTTAGACCGTTTAGAAAGCTCTTGTGGTGGGTTGTTAAAGCATCCAATTTGTGTattcaaaggaaaaaattaaGGCAAAGACAAGGCATATGCAATAACCTAATTACATAGTTTGTAGTTTCAACCTTAATCAAAGTTGATGATGTGGATCTGGTTGTTGAAATCCATATCTATTACCATTGTTTATTCGTTCATAACTTACATGCTGGTGAAAACTGATTGGGGTTTCGCAATAAGTGATAGTACTTCCTGAAATAATAATAGTTCTTCAATAAGgcctttttttattcttaaccTCATGGCAGAGGGAGTCTGCCTTGCTTCAAGGTGTGCCACAAAGCTTGCCAGGAAAGTGTTATTCTAACATAACAACCTAAAAAACTAGAATATAATATCACATGCAATCTCAACCAAATATATGTGGGACATTACATATTTAACACTCCCCTTGATGTGTAAGAAATTTGTTCTTGGGAACCACTAGACCAAAATGTATAAGCCATTAGGTGAGGGTCCAAAAATAAGTCTTATTTACTTATCTCCTCATCTACAAGCCACTTAGGCATGGAATTAAGGGGCAAagaatttttctttcccttggTGAAAGGTGCATTTTTAAACAAGGTGAAGTTTTACTTTTCAAAGTACTGGTATCTCTTAAGTTATCCTTACCTTTGTCAATTCCATTTCCTGCATAATTGTCAAAGGTAATAACCCATGGAAGAACCAATGAGGATACCTATTGAATGGACTTGCAACTTTAGTTTGTGTGACAGCTGTGACATAACTTGCTACAACTTTACTTTCTGTACTCTTGAGAGCTAAAAAATTGACTACTCATGAAATATAGGTTTTTTGCTCTAATCACTGTATTGTGCCTCTCAAagcattttcttaatttaaagCAAAGTTTCCTTTCTGCTATTAAACAGTGTAGTGTACTATATCCACTCTGCATCtgttttgtgtttcttttcctttgttttaaGGAATCTAGGTGGTTCAGTTGTTGTACTTGAATCATAATAGAGTCAGGGTTAACTGATATTTGTAAATATCTGCAGCCATCTTACATGTTTACAGATAAGGAGCACAGGGGTCCTTTTGAGTTTTCAGATGAACTTGGAAATCTATCTATTGGTGGAGAAGCAGCAGATAATGTTGTTTCGGCTCAGAGAGTGGAGGCAAATGATAAGGATCTACTTTTAACTACTTCAGAGAAAGAGGAAACTAGAGGTTCGAGTAATAACGGTACTGATTATACTGCTCCTTATGATAGTTCGTCTACATCTGTCTTTGCCTCGCAAACACGGATGGAGTTGGAGATTTCAAATCCCACCTCAGCAGGCCATGCTCCACAAGCTAGCTTGGGAATTGATGATCTACTTGGTCTTGGTTTACCAGCAGCACCTGCTCCTTCGTCTCCTCAGTTGAAGCTTAGTTCAAAAGCTGTTCTAGATCCAAGCGCATTTCAGCAAAAGTGGCGCCAGTTACCAGTTGCTTTGTCACAGGTTTGCTTGTCaaatataacaatatataGTTTGATTTGTTTTCACTTGTTACGACCTCCTGTTGGTCATCCCTATCTCTTGCTTGCTCTCTCTTAGACATTAAAACCTTTTCTTGGCTGAATTTTAGCTAGGATAATGCAGTTGGATACTATCTTTATATTATTACCTGAATTTTATTTCTGGCTGATGGCCACTTATGCTACAACCTTATGTCTAGAAAGTGAACTATTTATGAAAGTATTACATCCTTAGCATCAAAACTATCCTCAGAGTTCGGGACAAAAACCAACCACCAGATGGCCCCTAGAATGGAAACCATGCCTGGTCCTTTATGTTGTTTTCAATACTTGGGGCAGAAACTTTGCTTACATATGCCACCTTTCTCAAAACTCGTCTTTTAATCGGTGCAGGAATGCTCAGTGAGCCCTCAAGGTGTTGCGGCATTTACATCTCCTCAAGCTCTCCTTCGGCACATGCAAAGCCACTCCATTCACTGCATTGCATCAGGTGGTCAATCCCCTAATTTCaagttcttcttctttgcaCAAAAGGCGGAGGAGACATCGAATTATCTTGTGGAATGTGTAATCAACACATCATCGGCTAAAGCCCAAATAAAGATCAAAGCTGATGATCAAAGTACATCCTCGGCATTCTCAACTGTTTTCCAATCAGCCTTGTCCAGATTTGGTATTCCATGAGGACTTAAACGCATTCTTCATATAATGGCTCGACGAGAAGATGTGGGTTGTTAATGttattgatttcttttctttgaggaagaaattgaaagagaaaattgttttaCCGAGAAAGAATTGATAAAAACACTTTTTTTGTAGGTGTAGATGTGTGCATGTGATTAACATCTTTTGCCCTTCTTGATTTCCATCCTAGTTCATTGTGTTATTCTGCACGACTAGATTACGAGTGAGTTGGCTTTCTAGCTAAACCTTAGCACAAAATTTTGCAAGTTTCTTCCTTTCAAAGGTTAATACATGCTTATATTTCAGAGATTAACAAGATCGCCTGCTATTTCCctacttttttttccttgaatgATGGCTGGCGTTCTTTGTGTAGGACATGGCACAATATCAAAAGCAGACTTGTAGATATATAGAAAGACAAATTTcagttattaattaaattgtttggataattttaatttaagttaaaatttgaatattggATACTGATgatataaaaagaataattattataaaaaaaaaagaaaaaaatatgcaaTATGGATGTAAGTGAATTTGTTTAAATGTATAAAGagtattaataatataaaaa from Theobroma cacao cultivar B97-61/B2 chromosome 9, Criollo_cocoa_genome_V2, whole genome shotgun sequence harbors:
- the LOC18587923 gene encoding GTP-binding protein At2g22870 isoform X1; its protein translation is MVLTQLPRFQYLVFKGPPPNLNFFPKPKLPIKVTCPTLFSAPKSTLSTTEPIPISQFSVSEEPRVEISLDKLFVPPETEVSFDDPNLSTRILKGSNIVVSKYAREAQVLQAEFVKSSVRTEDCPSDGLPEFALVGRSNVGKSSLLNSLVRRKRLALTSKKPGKTQCINHFRINDNWYLVDLPGYGYAAAPQELRTDWSKFTKDYFLNRSTLVSVFLLIDASITAKKIDLEYASWLGQNQIPMTLIFTKCDKRKKKKNGGKRPEENVSDFQELIRGFFQTAPPWIMTSSVTNQGRDEILLHMAQLRNYWLKH
- the LOC18587923 gene encoding GTP-binding protein At2g22870 isoform X2, with the protein product MVLTQLPRFQYLVFKGPPPNLNFFPKPKLPIKVTCPTLFSAPKSTLSTTEPIPISQFSVSEEPRVEISLDKLFVPPETEVSFDDPNLSTRILKGSNIVVSKYAREAQVLQAEFVKSSVRTEDCPSDGLPEFALVGRSNVGKSSLLNSLVRRKRLALTSKKPGKTQCINHFRINDNWYLVDLPGYGYAAAPQELRTDWSKFTKDYFLNRSTLVSVFLLIDASITAKKIDLEYASWLGQNQIPMTLIFTKCDKRKKKKNGGKRPEKT
- the LOC18587924 gene encoding beta-adaptin-like protein A, coding for MAPPAQSQRSSSPSQPSGKSEVSDLKLQLRQLAGSRAPGVDDSKRELFKKVISYMTIGIDVSSLFGEMVMCSATSDIVLKKMCYLYVGNYAKVNPDLALLTINFLQRDCHDEDPMIRGLALRSLCSLRVANLVEYLVGPLGSGLKDSNSYVRIVAVIGVLKLYHISVSTCVDADFPSILKHLMLNDSDTQVVANCLSALQEIWSAEASTSEEASREREALISKPVIYYLLNRIKEFSEWAQCLVLELVAKYMPLESDEIFDIMNLLEDRLQHANGAVVLATIKVFLQLTLSLTDVHQQVYERIKAPLLTLVSSGSPEQSYAVLSHLHILVMRAPYIFSSDYKHFYCQYNEPYYVKRLKLEMLTAVANESNTYEIVTELCEYAANVDIPIARESIRAVGKIALQQYDVNAIVDRLLQFLEMEKDYVTAEALVLVKDLLRKYPQWSHDCIAVVGNISSKNVQEPKAKAALIWMLGEYSQDMQDAPYILESLVENWDEEHSAEVRLHLLTAVMKCFFKRPPETQNALGAALAAGIADFHQDVHDRALFYYRILQYNVSVAEHVVNPPKQAVSVFADTQSSEIKDRIFDEFNSLSVVYQKPSYMFTDKEHRGPFEFSDELGNLSIGGEAADNVVSAQRVEANDKDLLLTTSEKEETRGSSNNGTDYTAPYDSSSTSVFASQTRMELEISNPTSAGHAPQASLGIDDLLGLGLPAAPAPSSPQLKLSSKAVLDPSAFQQKWRQLPVALSQECSVSPQGVAAFTSPQALLRHMQSHSIHCIASGGQSPNFKFFFFAQKAEETSNYLVECVINTSSAKAQIKIKADDQSTSSAFSTVFQSALSRFGIP